A single region of the Gracilibacillus caseinilyticus genome encodes:
- the aroB gene encoding 3-dehydroquinate synthase, which translates to MHKQTIKTDTNEYDVLVGKAIINHIDQYLPRKYSNILVITDSEVHSLYADKVVRHLSADTKVHVSVVPAGESSKSIEQYYQLLTDAIQYQLDRKSLIIALGGGMIGDLAGFVAATYMRGIDFIQVPTTILAHDSSVGGKVAINHPEGKNLIGNFYPPQAVLYDIDTLHSLPDKEKRSGYAEVVKHGFISNEAYLSDILKVDLTKELRPKVLSDHIQKGIAVKASIVEQDEKESNIRKFLNFGHTLGHAIESELGYGRITHGEAVAIGMLFAIRVSENKLASKLPYNELFCWLSNNHYPLTLPPLSVDDLIKRMKKDKKSENAKVQMVLLKNIGHPITVNVEDTELTELLEKFLRELDSR; encoded by the coding sequence ATGCATAAACAGACAATCAAAACGGATACCAACGAATATGATGTGCTTGTCGGCAAAGCTATTATTAATCATATTGATCAATACTTGCCCAGGAAGTATTCAAACATTCTCGTGATAACAGACTCAGAAGTCCATTCCTTATATGCAGATAAAGTGGTTCGCCACTTATCTGCTGATACAAAGGTCCATGTCAGTGTTGTGCCTGCAGGAGAATCCTCCAAGAGTATAGAACAATACTATCAATTATTGACCGATGCAATTCAATATCAGCTTGATCGTAAATCATTAATAATCGCATTAGGTGGAGGAATGATTGGTGATTTAGCCGGATTTGTAGCAGCGACCTATATGCGAGGAATTGACTTTATTCAAGTACCCACTACAATTCTAGCTCATGATAGCAGTGTCGGAGGGAAGGTGGCCATAAATCATCCAGAAGGAAAGAATTTAATTGGCAACTTCTACCCACCACAAGCTGTTCTGTATGATATAGATACACTACATTCACTGCCAGATAAAGAAAAACGATCTGGTTATGCAGAGGTTGTGAAACATGGGTTTATTAGTAATGAGGCCTATTTGTCTGATATTCTAAAAGTTGATTTAACGAAAGAACTTCGACCAAAAGTATTGTCTGATCATATTCAAAAAGGTATCGCGGTAAAAGCAAGTATTGTTGAACAAGACGAGAAAGAATCAAATATAAGAAAGTTCTTGAATTTCGGTCATACATTGGGACACGCCATTGAATCAGAGTTAGGTTATGGACGAATTACCCATGGTGAAGCTGTCGCAATCGGAATGTTATTTGCCATTAGAGTAAGTGAGAATAAACTGGCTAGTAAACTACCATATAATGAATTGTTCTGTTGGCTGTCAAACAATCATTATCCACTTACTTTACCTCCACTGTCAGTGGATGATTTGATAAAGCGGATGAAGAAAGATAAAAAATCAGAAAATGCCAAAGTACAAATGGTTCTTTTGAAAAATATTGGTCATCCGATAACTGTAAACGTGGAAGATACGGAACTGACAGAACTACTTGAAAAATTCTTGAGAGAGTTGGATTCACGATGA
- the ndk gene encoding nucleoside-diphosphate kinase, which translates to MEKTFLMVKPDAVQRNLIGEIVKRFEQKGFKLLAAKLMTIPEETAKNHYAEHEEKPFFGDLVSFITSGPVFAMVWQGENVIETSRKMMGKTNPQEAAVGTIRGDFGIMTHRNIIHGSDSPESADREIQLFFNPEEIQDYAKDIDNWLS; encoded by the coding sequence ATGGAAAAAACGTTTTTGATGGTAAAACCAGATGCAGTACAACGAAATCTAATTGGGGAAATTGTAAAAAGATTTGAACAAAAAGGATTTAAACTATTAGCAGCTAAGCTTATGACAATCCCGGAAGAAACAGCAAAGAACCATTATGCAGAACATGAAGAAAAGCCTTTCTTTGGGGACTTAGTATCTTTCATCACTTCAGGACCAGTATTTGCGATGGTCTGGCAAGGGGAGAATGTAATTGAAACTTCTAGAAAAATGATGGGGAAAACAAATCCTCAAGAAGCTGCGGTAGGAACGATTCGTGGAGATTTTGGTATTATGACACACCGAAACATCATTCATGGGTCCGATTCACCAGAAAGTGCCGATCGAGAAATCCAATTATTTTTCAATCCTGAAGAAATACAGGACTATGCGAAAGATATAGATAACTGGTTGTCATAA
- a CDS encoding prephenate dehydrogenase, which produces MKQTVLIAGLGLIGGSLALNIKDTEGITLLGFDTNQTTLEYAKMNKMVDDVYDEFKEAVVQADICIFAAPVSVTVDLIHQLNQLSFDKHIIMTDVGSVKGPIMEAATQIESDNIAFIGGHPMAGSHKRGVQAAKKHLFENAIYVLSPTGSSSNQDLDVLQALLAPTNCKFLILEPEEHDEMTSVISHFPHLIASSLVHQAKNWQKTHPYIPKLAAGGFRDITRIASSNPLMWRDIFFQNRSKMSRLLGDWIEEMKELKTLIDTSEKTQIQEYLEQARDYRDGLDSRKQGALLSYYDIYVDIFDQPGALLKVIELLAKHDISINNIEILEIREGITGVLRLSFQNKNDQELSQAILTKNQYDTVIEE; this is translated from the coding sequence GTGAAGCAAACGGTTTTGATTGCGGGGCTCGGTCTAATCGGTGGCTCGCTCGCTTTAAATATAAAAGACACGGAAGGTATTACATTATTAGGCTTTGATACAAATCAAACCACCTTAGAGTATGCCAAAATGAATAAAATGGTGGATGATGTGTATGACGAATTTAAAGAGGCGGTTGTGCAGGCAGATATTTGTATTTTTGCAGCACCCGTTTCGGTGACTGTCGATTTAATTCACCAATTAAATCAGTTATCATTCGATAAGCACATTATTATGACAGACGTTGGGTCTGTTAAAGGGCCTATAATGGAAGCTGCAACACAAATTGAGTCTGATAACATTGCATTTATAGGCGGTCATCCAATGGCTGGCTCTCATAAAAGAGGTGTACAGGCAGCCAAAAAGCATTTATTTGAGAATGCCATTTACGTACTATCTCCAACAGGAAGCAGTTCTAATCAGGATCTTGATGTATTGCAAGCATTACTGGCACCGACAAATTGTAAATTTTTAATTTTGGAACCCGAAGAACATGATGAGATGACTAGTGTTATTTCTCATTTTCCCCACTTAATTGCATCTTCTCTCGTTCATCAGGCAAAAAATTGGCAAAAAACGCATCCATATATTCCTAAGCTTGCAGCTGGTGGTTTTCGTGATATTACAAGAATAGCGTCCAGTAATCCGTTAATGTGGAGAGATATATTTTTTCAAAACCGTTCGAAAATGAGTCGGTTACTTGGTGACTGGATCGAAGAAATGAAAGAATTAAAGACATTGATTGATACTAGTGAAAAAACACAAATTCAAGAATACCTCGAACAGGCAAGAGATTATCGCGACGGATTAGACAGCAGAAAACAAGGAGCGTTACTTTCATACTATGATATATATGTAGACATTTTTGATCAACCTGGTGCATTACTAAAGGTGATAGAACTATTGGCTAAACATGATATCAGTATTAATAATATTGAAATACTTGAAATAAGAGAAGGAATTACTGGAGTATTACGATTAAGCTTCCAAAATAAAAACGATCAGGAGCTTAGTCAAGCAATTCTAACAAAAAACCAATATGATACGGTTATTGAAGAATAG
- the aroA gene encoding 3-phosphoshikimate 1-carboxyvinyltransferase gives MSHKVLAFQNQKLSGKIRVPGDKSISHRAVMFGALAEGKTTITNFLVGEDCLSTIGAFQAMGVSIQRDQHTVWIESAGFEGLNEPVEPINLGNSGTTARLLMGILAGLPHHFTLYGDASLSKRPMDRIADPLREMGAKIDGRNNGRLLPMAVRGGGLSPITFYPAVKSAQVKSGVLLAGLLTDGETIVVEETKTRDHTENMLKAFGADLSVEGNEITVRGNQTLRGCDIEVPGDISSAAFFLVAASIAPDSEITIENVGLNPTRTGIIDVLELMGVSIMVEEKKNIGGEPIGDITVRSSEPKAAVIEGDIIPRIIDEIPIIALLATQAKGQTIIKDAEELRFKETDRIDSVVKTLTKLGASITPTNDGMVIEGGTSLNGGVTESFGDHRIGMMIAIASLLIDDKVELHDDECINISYPTFFEDLHTLLNQGQ, from the coding sequence TTGTCTCATAAAGTGTTAGCTTTTCAAAATCAAAAATTGTCCGGAAAAATTCGCGTACCTGGTGACAAATCAATATCCCACCGCGCAGTAATGTTCGGTGCATTGGCAGAGGGAAAAACAACCATCACCAATTTCCTTGTCGGAGAAGACTGCCTGTCTACTATAGGAGCCTTTCAAGCGATGGGTGTATCGATTCAGCGTGATCAACATACGGTCTGGATTGAATCAGCTGGATTTGAAGGATTAAATGAGCCGGTAGAACCGATAAACCTCGGTAATTCTGGTACAACTGCCCGCTTATTGATGGGCATTTTGGCTGGGTTACCACATCATTTCACACTATACGGTGATGCTTCCTTATCAAAAAGACCGATGGATCGTATTGCTGACCCATTGCGAGAGATGGGGGCTAAAATTGATGGACGTAACAACGGTCGTTTGTTACCAATGGCAGTTCGTGGTGGCGGTTTAAGTCCAATTACGTTTTATCCTGCTGTCAAAAGTGCTCAGGTTAAATCTGGTGTTTTGCTTGCTGGACTTCTGACAGATGGAGAAACAATCGTTGTAGAAGAAACAAAAACGAGAGATCATACAGAAAATATGTTAAAAGCATTTGGTGCAGATCTTTCGGTAGAAGGAAATGAGATAACTGTTCGAGGTAATCAAACGTTAAGAGGTTGTGATATCGAAGTACCAGGTGATATTTCCTCTGCTGCATTCTTCCTGGTTGCAGCATCCATTGCGCCTGACAGTGAAATTACGATTGAAAATGTCGGACTGAACCCGACTAGAACTGGAATTATTGATGTATTAGAATTAATGGGCGTTTCAATTATGGTGGAAGAAAAGAAGAATATCGGTGGTGAACCGATCGGTGATATTACAGTTCGTTCTTCAGAGCCAAAAGCAGCTGTTATAGAGGGAGATATCATTCCGCGTATCATTGATGAAATACCAATCATTGCGCTTTTAGCCACCCAGGCAAAAGGGCAAACCATAATAAAAGATGCGGAAGAACTGCGTTTTAAAGAAACGGATCGGATTGATTCTGTCGTTAAGACGTTAACGAAGCTAGGTGCTTCCATCACGCCGACGAATGATGGTATGGTAATCGAAGGTGGCACTTCCTTAAATGGTGGTGTAACTGAATCATTTGGCGACCATCGAATCGGTATGATGATCGCTATCGCGTCACTACTAATAGATGATAAGGTAGAATTACACGACGACGAATGTATTAATATATCCTATCCAACCTTCTTCGAAGAC
- the aroC gene encoding chorismate synthase, producing MRYLTAGESHGKQQTTIIEGLPARMPLTQDDINDSLLRRQKGHGRGKRMQIEKDLVDIVGGVRHGYTLGSPIALVVHNDDFKHWIDVMGEDPVEEDQKIRRVVTRARPGHADLNGALKYGHRDMRNILERSSARETTARVAAGAVAKTLLKHLGIEIVGYVKEIAGIKAEEKPDLSIKEKIKISEESPVRCLDETVGKQMMDAIDLAKKDGDSIGGVCEVAIEGLPAGIGSYVHYDRKLDGRIAGAVQSINAFKGVEFGIGFEAARKNGSDVHDEILWSEERGFYRKTNRLGGFEGGMTTGMPVIVKGVMKPIPTLYKPLQSVDIESKEPFNASIERSDSCAVPAAAVVMEHVVAFEVAKSILEQFPNDQFPKLKEAIDQYREEIRCF from the coding sequence ATGCGTTATTTAACAGCAGGTGAATCACATGGTAAACAGCAAACTACAATTATAGAAGGTTTACCGGCACGGATGCCATTGACACAAGATGATATTAATGATTCTCTTCTCCGCCGTCAGAAAGGACATGGAAGAGGGAAACGAATGCAAATAGAGAAAGATTTAGTAGATATTGTGGGAGGGGTTCGCCATGGCTACACGCTAGGTTCACCAATCGCCCTCGTTGTGCATAATGATGACTTTAAGCATTGGATCGATGTAATGGGAGAAGACCCTGTGGAGGAGGATCAAAAGATTCGCCGTGTTGTAACAAGGGCACGACCTGGTCATGCTGATTTGAATGGTGCTTTAAAATACGGTCATCGTGATATGCGTAATATACTGGAGCGTTCTTCAGCACGTGAGACAACTGCACGTGTTGCTGCTGGTGCAGTAGCTAAAACATTGTTAAAACATTTAGGGATTGAAATTGTCGGCTATGTAAAGGAAATTGCAGGTATAAAAGCAGAAGAAAAGCCTGATCTATCCATTAAAGAAAAGATTAAAATCTCAGAAGAATCACCAGTTCGTTGCTTGGATGAAACGGTAGGCAAGCAAATGATGGATGCAATAGATCTAGCGAAGAAAGATGGAGATTCTATTGGTGGTGTTTGTGAAGTTGCAATAGAAGGACTTCCGGCGGGAATTGGTTCATATGTACATTATGATCGCAAACTTGACGGACGTATCGCCGGTGCTGTACAAAGTATAAATGCTTTTAAAGGGGTAGAATTTGGAATCGGCTTTGAAGCGGCTCGTAAGAACGGAAGTGACGTTCACGATGAAATATTATGGTCAGAAGAGCGAGGTTTCTACAGAAAAACAAATCGTCTTGGCGGTTTCGAAGGTGGTATGACAACAGGAATGCCAGTAATTGTGAAGGGTGTTATGAAACCAATTCCGACCTTGTATAAACCGTTACAAAGTGTAGATATTGAATCAAAAGAACCTTTCAATGCAAGTATTGAGCGATCTGACTCCTGTGCTGTTCCTGCTGCTGCAGTTGTGATGGAGCATGTCGTAGCATTTGAAGTTGCCAAATCGATTCTAGAACAGTTTCCAAATGATCAATTCCCTAAATTAAAAGAAGCGATTGATCAATACCGTGAGGAAATCAGGTGCTTCTAA
- the hisC gene encoding histidinol-phosphate transaminase, with protein sequence MKAKQVFQQMSPYTPGKQIEDVKKEYGLTKITKLASNENPFGYSPKVKELIPTIIDHLEIYPDGYATELRITLAEKLQVDEKQLTFGCGSDEVVDLICRTYLEPGTNTVMATPTFPQYKHNAVIQGADIVEVPLTDGHHNLDAMLSEINNQTRVVWLCSPNNPTGSLINRDQLVYFLTNCPADVMVVLDEAYYEYIESTNNPDSIDLLNDYPNLVILRTFSKAYGLANLRVGYGVSSEEIATNLNITRGPFNTTSVSQIAARCALEDEAFLIHTYEENLRNKQAFMEACSNLNLSYYDSEANFLFVKLPSSGDALFEYLLTKGFIVRSGEALGHPNGVRITIGSAEQMKELEQHLKEFLATL encoded by the coding sequence GTGAAAGCAAAACAAGTATTTCAACAAATGTCACCATACACACCTGGAAAACAAATCGAGGATGTAAAAAAAGAATATGGCTTAACAAAAATAACAAAGCTAGCTTCTAACGAAAATCCCTTCGGCTATTCGCCAAAAGTGAAAGAACTTATTCCTACCATTATCGATCATCTAGAAATCTATCCTGATGGTTATGCTACGGAACTTCGCATAACTCTTGCTGAAAAATTGCAAGTTGATGAGAAACAACTAACGTTTGGCTGTGGCTCTGACGAAGTTGTGGATTTGATTTGCCGAACTTATCTAGAACCTGGTACCAATACGGTTATGGCCACACCGACTTTCCCGCAATATAAACATAATGCTGTGATTCAAGGAGCAGACATTGTTGAAGTGCCACTAACAGATGGTCACCACAATTTGGATGCAATGCTATCGGAAATTAATAATCAGACGCGAGTAGTATGGTTATGTTCACCTAACAACCCAACCGGTTCATTAATTAACCGAGATCAATTAGTATACTTCTTAACTAATTGTCCAGCAGATGTAATGGTTGTATTGGATGAGGCGTATTATGAATATATCGAATCAACCAATAACCCAGATAGTATCGACCTGCTTAACGATTATCCAAACTTAGTAATCTTACGCACTTTTTCAAAGGCATATGGTTTAGCGAACCTTCGTGTTGGTTATGGTGTATCTTCAGAAGAGATTGCTACAAACTTGAACATTACCAGAGGACCATTTAACACAACATCCGTTTCGCAAATTGCAGCTCGTTGTGCATTAGAAGATGAAGCATTTCTAATACATACATATGAAGAAAATTTACGAAACAAACAAGCTTTTATGGAAGCTTGCTCTAATTTAAATTTGAGTTACTATGACTCAGAGGCCAATTTTCTATTTGTGAAATTACCGTCATCAGGGGATGCACTGTTTGAATATTTGTTAACCAAAGGATTTATTGTTCGTTCTGGTGAGGCATTAGGTCATCCAAATGGTGTTCGTATAACGATCGGTTCTGCGGAACAAATGAAAGAATTAGAACAACATCTGAAAGAATTTTTAGCAACATTATAA
- a CDS encoding CheR family methyltransferase translates to MSDYQVFTSQVYKKTGLDLSLYKEAQMKRRLTSLRNKLGFHSFDDFFQAINTDQQVMNEFLDKVTINVSEFFRNPSRWEVLENEIFPPLSKRKKRIKIWSAACSTGEEPYTLAIIANQFWKVSDIEILATDIDQNVLARAKQGIYKERALQEVPPHLKKQYFHREGDTYKIDEKLKESIRFKQHNLLADPYPNQVDLIVCRNVLIYFTEEAKRTIYQQFSQSLDINGIFFVGSTEQIFSPDQYSLEVLDTFFYKKIN, encoded by the coding sequence ATGTCGGATTATCAAGTCTTTACTAGTCAAGTCTACAAAAAAACAGGCCTTGATTTGTCTTTATACAAAGAAGCACAAATGAAAAGGCGATTAACATCCTTGCGTAATAAATTGGGATTTCATTCATTTGATGACTTTTTTCAGGCGATTAACACAGATCAGCAAGTAATGAATGAGTTTCTTGATAAAGTGACGATCAATGTTTCCGAATTTTTTCGAAATCCTTCTCGATGGGAAGTGTTGGAGAATGAAATTTTTCCTCCGCTTTCCAAAAGGAAGAAACGAATTAAAATTTGGAGTGCTGCTTGTTCAACAGGGGAAGAACCGTACACCCTGGCAATCATCGCCAATCAATTCTGGAAAGTATCTGATATTGAGATCCTTGCAACCGATATTGACCAGAATGTTCTGGCAAGAGCAAAACAGGGCATTTACAAAGAAAGAGCATTACAGGAAGTGCCCCCCCATCTAAAAAAGCAATATTTTCACCGTGAAGGCGATACATATAAGATCGATGAAAAATTAAAGGAATCCATACGTTTCAAACAACATAATCTATTAGCAGATCCTTACCCAAACCAAGTGGATCTTATCGTTTGCAGAAATGTATTGATCTACTTTACGGAAGAGGCAAAGCGTACGATTTATCAGCAATTCAGTCAATCGTTGGATATAAATGGAATCTTTTTTGTTGGTAGTACGGAACAAATATTTTCACCAGATCAATATAGCTTGGAAGTTCTGGATACTTTTTTTTACAAAAAAATTAATTAA
- the aroH gene encoding chorismate mutase has translation MIRGIRGAVTVEHNDVDEIIQSTKQLIEEMASHNDIDPETIAQVLISVTTDLNATFPAKALRLLEGWKYVPVMCMPEIEVPGSLPKCIRVMMTVNTNMAQKEVEHIYLNDAVKLRPDLVESNHTKERR, from the coding sequence ATGATACGAGGAATACGAGGAGCCGTTACGGTTGAACATAATGACGTAGATGAAATTATTCAGTCAACCAAACAATTAATTGAAGAAATGGCCTCACATAATGATATAGATCCTGAGACCATTGCACAGGTTTTGATCTCGGTAACAACAGATCTTAACGCAACTTTTCCTGCTAAAGCATTAAGGCTTTTGGAAGGGTGGAAGTATGTACCCGTTATGTGCATGCCTGAAATTGAAGTTCCAGGTAGTTTGCCGAAATGCATTCGTGTGATGATGACGGTGAATACAAACATGGCGCAGAAAGAAGTAGAACATATTTATTTAAATGATGCAGTGAAATTAAGACCAGACCTAGTAGAAAGCAATCATACGAAAGAAAGGAGATAA